GCGGAGAACCAAAAGACCAGTATATTATTGTAGATTTAGGTGCAGGCAAAAATACCATAGATGAAATTAAAGTTTCTTATTTCAAGAAAGTATGGCCTACAAATTATACAGTGGAAGTTTCAGCAGATAAAAATACATGGGAAACTGTGAAGACCATTGAGAGAAATTCTTCAAATGACCTTAATGTTGTAGACGATTTCAAATTAGAGGAAGTGAAAAATGCCAGATATGTGCGTCTGTCCTTCCCGAAGGACGGTTTGAATACCAATGCAGCAGGAAGCAGCGTTTCTATTACAGAGCTGGAAGTATACGGAACAAAAGAAAATGTTGAACTTGATACCACAGCTTTAGAGCAACAAATTGCGGCAACAGAAGAAATTATAAAGAATGCAGAAGCTGAACCAAATAAATACGACAGTGCAACGGTAGAAGCGTTAAAAACAGCATTGGAGGCAGCAAAAGCAGTTGTAAATAAACCGGAAAGTCAGGAACAGCTTGATAAAGCGGTAGAGGACTTAAAAGCAGCACAGGCAGGCTTGAAAGAATTAAACTTAGATGAATTAAAGGCAGCGCTTCAGAAAGCAGAAGAAATTCTGACAGAAGAAAACTGCTATACACCGGAAAGCTATGAAGCCTTTAAAGCGGTTTATGAAAAAGTAAAAGCTCTTTTAGGAAAACCCATGACACAGCAGCAGGCAGATGATGCAAAAGCAGAGCTGGAAGCAGCACAGGGACAGTTAGAAAAAGTAGGAAAAGAAGGCTGGGTTCAGACCGAAAACGGCTGGGAATACTATGAAAACGGACAAAAAGTAACCGGATGGTTATATACAGGAAATCATTGGTACTATATGAACGATAATGGTATCATGGTAACCGGCTGGGCAGCGGTAGACGGACATTGGTATTATATGGACCAATGGGGAGCAATGTGCACCGGCTGGGTAGCGGCAGACGGACATTGGTATTATATGGATCAATGGGGAGCAATGTGCACCGGCTGGGTAGCAGTAGACGGACATTGGTACTATATGGACCAGTGGGGAGCAATGTGCATCGGCTGGGTACTTGTAGGAGATACATGGTATTACATGAATGGCAGCGGAGCAATGTGCACCGGCTGGGTAGCGGCAGACGGACATTGGTATTATATGGATCAATGGGGAGCAATGTGCACCGGCTGGGTAGTAGTAGACGGACATTGGTACTATATGGACCAATGGGGAGCAATGCGTACCGGCTGGGCGCTTGTAGGAGATGATTGGTATTATCTGAATGCAGACGGAACCATGGCAAGCAATCAGTGGATTGGCGGTTATTATGTAGATGCGTCCGGAAAGATGGTGTAAAGAATAAAATATCTTCTTTAGAGGTTGAAAACCTGTTACTTAACAGGTATAATAGGCTTCATAAACAAAAATGCCATAACAGTATTTTGAAAAAATGTAAAATAGAGGAGATTGTACAATGGAAAAGACAATGGAAAAGATTGTTGCACTTGCAAAATCCAGAGGATTTGTATATCCGGGTTCTGAAATTTACGGAGGTCTGGCAAACACATGGGATTATGGAAATCTCGGTGTTGAATTAAAAAACAACGTAAAAAGAGCATGGTGGCAGAAATTCGTAATGGAAAGCCCATACAATGTAGGTGTTGACTGTGCCATTTTAATGAACCCGCAGACATGGGTTGCTTCAGGACATCTGGGAGGCTTCTCTGACCCTCTGATGGATTGTAAAGAGTGTCACGAACGTTTCCGTGCAGATAAAATTATTGAAGATTACTGTGCGGAAAAGGGAATTGCCATTGAAGGAAGCGTAGATGCGTGGTCACAGGAACAGATGAAGGATTTCATCGAAGAACATCAAATTCCATGTCCTACCTGCGGAAAACATAACTTTACAGATATTCGTCAGTTTAACCTGATGTTTAAAACTTTCCAGGGTGTTACAGAGGATGCAAAAAATACAGTATATTTAAGACCGGAAACAGCGCAGGGTATCTTTGTAAACTTTAAAAATGTGCAGAGAACATCCAGAAAGAAGCTTCCTTTCGGTATTGCGCAGATTGGTAAATCCTTCCGTAACGAAATTACACCGGGTAACTTTACATTCCGTACTCGTGAATTCGAGCAGATGGAGCTGGAATTCTTCTGTAAACCGGATACAGACTTAGAATGGTTTGCATACTGGAAACAGTTCTGTCTTGACTGGCTGCACAGTCTGGGATTAAAAGACGAAGAAATCCGTTACCGTGACCATGATAAAGAGGAATTAAGCTTTTACAGTAAAGCAACCACAGACGTAGAGTTTCTTTTCCCATTTGGCTGGGGCGAGCTTTGGGGTATTGCGGACAGAACAGATTATGATTTGACACAGCATCAGAATGTTTCCGGACAGGATATGACTTACTTTGATGATGAAACAAACCAGAAATACATTCCTTATGTTATCGAGCCTTCACTGGGCGCTGACCGTATGGTGCTTGCATTCCTTTGCAGCGCTTATGACGAAGAAGTGTTAGACGCAGAAAAGAACGATGTTCGTACCGTGCTTCGTTTCCATCCTGCATTAGCGCCTGTAAAAATCGGTGTGCTTCCATTATCTAAGAAGTTAAACGAAGGTGCGTTAAAGGTGTTCGAGCAGTTATCTAAGAAATATAATTGTGAATTTGACGACAGAGGAAACATTGGTAAACGTTATCGCCGTCAGGATGAAATCGGTACACCATTCTGTGTAACTTACGATTTTGACTCTGAAACAGACGGAGCTGTTACAGTACGTGACCGTGACACAATGGAACAGGAAAGAGTAAAAATTGAAGATTTAAAAGCATATTTCGAAGAAAAATTTGTATTCTAAGAAAAGCTTGTAAGAAGCAGGAGTTGTTGTGAAAGACAACTCCTGCTTTTTATGGTGAGTCCAGCGGGCGCACGTTTTAAATTTCTTGCCGAAAAAGGTTGAATATGGTATATTTTTACTATGACACAAAGGTAGAAGAATATAAAGGCTAGAGTGGGGCTTATGTAGAAGTATAAAAAATTTGAAAATAAAAAGAAAAGCCTTAGAGCATTGGGGGTAGGCTTAACTATATCAGTTGTCGCAATACTTGTTATTTTTTATTCGAATTATAACAGAATTTATAAATTGTTTTTAGAAAAGGATATGGAACAAATTAAGTTTACATCTAACTATGTTACAAAGCTTATACAGACAGAAATCGAAAATCTGTTATCAGAGATGGAAACCAGTTAGAAGATTTTTTTGGACCATAACGAAGAACAGCAGGATGAGGTTGTAGAACATTTAAAAGAAATAAAAGAACAAGGGGCTTTTGAAAAAATCGGTGTGGTAGATTTAACGGGAAGAAGTCTTGATGATACGGGAAAAACAGAAAAAATTCAAGATACAGAATTTTTGAACAGCATGTATCATAATCAAAATTATGTGTCAAATGTCCAAGATATTTCAGATACGATGATGATAGCCGTACCCATAACAAGAAACGGTCAGGTGACAGGGGCGATTTGGGGATATTATTCTATTTCAAGAATTTGATGTAAATACGATTAAGCTGGACAGATTGTTTTTCTTAAACAGTAATGAAAAAACATGGAAGGTTGTAAAAGTATTTATTTCTTTGGCGCATGAGCTGAAAATTACCGTTGTGGCAGAAGGCGTGGAAAATCGAAGCCAGATTGAAAAGTTAAAAGAAATAAATTGTGATTTGGTGCAGGGGTATTATTATTCAAAACCATTACCGGAAGAAGAATTTATATATTGGGTAAGCAAAAGAGGATAAAGAATGTGGGGAAAATCTTATGGACGAAAAAGAAGAACTATTAAAAAAAGACAGAGAACGGCAGAAAAAACGTGAGGCGCTGCGGGAAAAACGTGAGCAGGAGCTGAAAAAGAAGGTCAGGCTTTTTACGGGAATTGGAATACTGGTATTTTTGATTTTGACAGCAGGCATTTCCCTAGGCGTACATAATCACAAAAAAGCCGAGGCAGAAAAAAAGAAAGAAAAAGCCAGACAGGAAAAACTGGAAAAGAAGAAAGCGCAAGAAGATCTGACTGTGGAGTTTCTTGCAGTAGGAGACAACATTGCCCATAGTCCTATTTACAAATCAGGGAAAGGG
The DNA window shown above is from Blautia hansenii DSM 20583 and carries:
- a CDS encoding glycine--tRNA ligase → MEKTMEKIVALAKSRGFVYPGSEIYGGLANTWDYGNLGVELKNNVKRAWWQKFVMESPYNVGVDCAILMNPQTWVASGHLGGFSDPLMDCKECHERFRADKIIEDYCAEKGIAIEGSVDAWSQEQMKDFIEEHQIPCPTCGKHNFTDIRQFNLMFKTFQGVTEDAKNTVYLRPETAQGIFVNFKNVQRTSRKKLPFGIAQIGKSFRNEITPGNFTFRTREFEQMELEFFCKPDTDLEWFAYWKQFCLDWLHSLGLKDEEIRYRDHDKEELSFYSKATTDVEFLFPFGWGELWGIADRTDYDLTQHQNVSGQDMTYFDDETNQKYIPYVIEPSLGADRMVLAFLCSAYDEEVLDAEKNDVRTVLRFHPALAPVKIGVLPLSKKLNEGALKVFEQLSKKYNCEFDDRGNIGKRYRRQDEIGTPFCVTYDFDSETDGAVTVRDRDTMEQERVKIEDLKAYFEEKFVF
- a CDS encoding EAL domain-containing protein → MFFLNSNEKTWKVVKVFISLAHELKITVVAEGVENRSQIEKLKEINCDLVQGYYYSKPLPEEEFIYWVSKRG